The following proteins come from a genomic window of bacterium:
- a CDS encoding alcohol dehydrogenase catalytic domain-containing protein, with protein sequence MKALIKAKREPGIWLGEVPEPPIGPNDLLIKIRKTAICGTDVHIYNWDAWSQRTIPVPMVVGHEFVGEVAAVGDAVQGFAVGDRVSGEGHVTCGYCRNCRAGKRHLCRNTVGVGVNRTGCFAELLSLPAFNAFKLPIEIPDALASIFDPYGNAVHTALSFDLVGEDVLITGAGPIGCMAAAIARHVGAR encoded by the coding sequence ATGAAGGCCCTCATCAAGGCGAAGCGCGAGCCGGGCATCTGGCTCGGCGAGGTCCCAGAGCCCCCGATCGGTCCCAACGATCTGCTCATCAAGATCCGCAAGACCGCCATCTGTGGCACCGACGTCCACATCTACAACTGGGATGCGTGGTCGCAGCGCACGATCCCCGTTCCCATGGTCGTGGGTCACGAGTTCGTGGGCGAGGTCGCCGCCGTTGGCGACGCCGTGCAGGGATTCGCCGTGGGCGACCGCGTCTCGGGTGAGGGGCACGTCACGTGCGGCTACTGCCGCAACTGCCGTGCCGGCAAGCGCCACCTCTGCCGCAACACGGTCGGAGTCGGAGTCAACCGCACCGGCTGCTTCGCGGAGCTGTTGAGCTTGCCCGCCTTCAACGCGTTCAAGCTCCCCATCGAGATCCCCGATGCGCTCGCGTCCATCTTCGACCCCTACGGCAATGCGGTGCACACGGCGCTCTCGTTCGATCTCGTCGGCGAGGATGTCCTCATCACCGGTGCGGGTCCCATTGGCTGCATGGCGGCGGCCATCGCTCGCCACGTCGGCGCGCGAC